In Oryza sativa Japonica Group chromosome 2, ASM3414082v1, the following are encoded in one genomic region:
- the LOC4328263 gene encoding uncharacterized protein isoform X2, protein MWWDGMQEKGEIFFFYRPKVGKDEARGPDDVQRMYIVLRPEATGDGGDRAVEDKQAPDSGKEGHKNQQPQNSDGDGGGEGGHGKEEVNVEEQALLRLIVMGKKSLPDPAAKRGRPYWGYVELVTTDVEHIKDALKEEEYSTATRGTRRRAAARALGEGVYRILKHDSGRRVHTHLVYKLELPLPARRREHDAEADEAGEPQEAMNVEPEASYLIQIKNPEQPPPSGGGGDGGFRGLQSKRRAAFPAHLQGRFGSNHRYAPADPPDLLNYEGCEFLLIAASDDVEEELGLELETETDAEADLEGDGAAAAKCSDLVKMFGEVADVKPLLSGSWD, encoded by the exons ATGTGGTGGGATGGGATGCAGGAGAAGGGCGAGATCTTCTTCTTCTATCGTCCCAAGGTCGGCAAGGACGAGGCGCGCGGCCCCGACGACGTGCAGCGGATGTACATCGTCCTCCGCCCCgaggccaccggcgacggcggcgaccgcgccgtCGAGGACAAGCAGGCGCCGGACTCCGGCAAGGAGGGCCACAAGAATCAGCAGCCGCAGAacagcgacggcgatggcggcggcgaaggcggacACGGCAAGGAG GAGGTGAACGTCGAGGAGCAGGCGCTGCTCCGGCTGATCGTGATGGGGAAGAAGAGCCTGCCGGACCCGGCGGCGAAGCGCGGCCGCCCGTACTGGGGTTACGTCGAGCTCGTCACCACCGACGTCGAACACATCAAAGACGCGCTCAAGGAAG AGGAGTACAGCACGGCGACGCGCGGgacgcggcggagggcggcggcgagggcgctggGGGAGGGCGTGTACCGCATCCTGAAGCACGACTCCGGGCGCCGCGTTCACACCCACCTCGTCTACAAGCTCGAGCTCCCCTTGCCGGCGCGTCGCCGCGAGCACGACGCCGAagccgacgaggccggcgagccGCAGGAGGCCATGAACGTGGAGCCGGAGGCGTCCTACCTCATCCAGATCAAGAACCCCGAGCAGCCGCCACCctccggcggcgggggcgacggcgggTTCCGCGGGCTGCAGAGCAAGCGCAGGGCGGCGTTCCCGGCGCACCTGCAGGGGCGGTTCGGGAGCAACCACCGTTACGCGCCGGCCGACCCGCCGGACCTGCTCAACTACGAAGGGTGCGAGTTCCTGCTGATCGCCGCGTCCGACGACGTCGAGGAGGAGCTGGGGCTCGAGCTGGAGACCGAGACCGACGCCGAGGCCGACCTCGAAggtgatggcgccgccgccgccaagtgcTCGGACCTGGTGAAGATGTTCGGCGAGGTCGCCGACGTGAAGCCGCTGCTGTCCGGGAGTTGGGACTAG
- the LOC4328263 gene encoding uncharacterized protein isoform X1, which produces MGHGKEVKTRPDPKVEIQEKGEIFFFYRPKVGKDEARGPDDVQRMYIVLRPEATGDGGDRAVEDKQAPDSGKEGHKNQQPQNSDGDGGGEGGHGKEEVNVEEQALLRLIVMGKKSLPDPAAKRGRPYWGYVELVTTDVEHIKDALKEEEYSTATRGTRRRAAARALGEGVYRILKHDSGRRVHTHLVYKLELPLPARRREHDAEADEAGEPQEAMNVEPEASYLIQIKNPEQPPPSGGGGDGGFRGLQSKRRAAFPAHLQGRFGSNHRYAPADPPDLLNYEGCEFLLIAASDDVEEELGLELETETDAEADLEGDGAAAAKCSDLVKMFGEVADVKPLLSGSWD; this is translated from the exons ATGGGGCACGGCAAGGAGGTGAAGACGAGGCCGGATCCCAAGGTGGAGATCCAG GAGAAGGGCGAGATCTTCTTCTTCTATCGTCCCAAGGTCGGCAAGGACGAGGCGCGCGGCCCCGACGACGTGCAGCGGATGTACATCGTCCTCCGCCCCgaggccaccggcgacggcggcgaccgcgccgtCGAGGACAAGCAGGCGCCGGACTCCGGCAAGGAGGGCCACAAGAATCAGCAGCCGCAGAacagcgacggcgatggcggcggcgaaggcggacACGGCAAGGAG GAGGTGAACGTCGAGGAGCAGGCGCTGCTCCGGCTGATCGTGATGGGGAAGAAGAGCCTGCCGGACCCGGCGGCGAAGCGCGGCCGCCCGTACTGGGGTTACGTCGAGCTCGTCACCACCGACGTCGAACACATCAAAGACGCGCTCAAGGAAG AGGAGTACAGCACGGCGACGCGCGGgacgcggcggagggcggcggcgagggcgctggGGGAGGGCGTGTACCGCATCCTGAAGCACGACTCCGGGCGCCGCGTTCACACCCACCTCGTCTACAAGCTCGAGCTCCCCTTGCCGGCGCGTCGCCGCGAGCACGACGCCGAagccgacgaggccggcgagccGCAGGAGGCCATGAACGTGGAGCCGGAGGCGTCCTACCTCATCCAGATCAAGAACCCCGAGCAGCCGCCACCctccggcggcgggggcgacggcgggTTCCGCGGGCTGCAGAGCAAGCGCAGGGCGGCGTTCCCGGCGCACCTGCAGGGGCGGTTCGGGAGCAACCACCGTTACGCGCCGGCCGACCCGCCGGACCTGCTCAACTACGAAGGGTGCGAGTTCCTGCTGATCGCCGCGTCCGACGACGTCGAGGAGGAGCTGGGGCTCGAGCTGGAGACCGAGACCGACGCCGAGGCCGACCTCGAAggtgatggcgccgccgccgccaagtgcTCGGACCTGGTGAAGATGTTCGGCGAGGTCGCCGACGTGAAGCCGCTGCTGTCCGGGAGTTGGGACTAG